One stretch of Armatimonadota bacterium DNA includes these proteins:
- the pruA gene encoding L-glutamate gamma-semialdehyde dehydrogenase encodes MALPEFRNEPLIDFTQEPNRQRMREALAGVEARLGLELPIVVGGERIRVSEKFESRNPSEKTEVVALAQRATPEHVDRAVEAAWRAFPAWRRVPPEEKAALFLRAAELLRRRRFEAAAWMVYEVGKNWVEADADVAEAIDHLEYDAREILRYAEGKPTTPHPQEVSYYTYEPLGVVAVIPPWNFPLAIPMGMALGALAAGNTVVLKPSSDAPATVYTFLEVMEEAGLPPGVLNIVTGSGSTVGDALVTHPRVRMVAFTGSREVGCAIYEQAAKVRPGQAWLKRVIAEMGGKNAVVVDEAADLEEAVAAAVVSGYGYQGQKCSAGSRLVVTHSVYDRVLEAFVERVRALEVGPAKDNYPVGPVINERAYQTILDYIGIGKREGRLMCGGEPAGGEGYYIQPTVFADVDPHARIAQEEIFGPVVAVIRARDFDHALEIANSTQYGLTGAVFTRDPDRIARARAEFHCGNLYINRKCTGALVGVHPFGGFNMSGTDAKVGGPDYLLHFLQPKVTSIKFR; translated from the coding sequence GTGGCCCTCCCGGAATTCCGGAACGAGCCCTTGATTGACTTCACCCAGGAGCCGAACCGGCAGCGCATGCGCGAGGCCCTGGCCGGGGTGGAGGCAAGGCTCGGTCTGGAGCTTCCGATCGTGGTCGGCGGGGAGCGCATCCGGGTGTCGGAGAAGTTCGAGTCCCGGAATCCTTCCGAGAAGACCGAGGTGGTGGCCCTGGCCCAGAGGGCCACCCCGGAGCACGTGGACCGGGCCGTGGAGGCCGCCTGGCGGGCCTTCCCGGCCTGGAGGCGGGTCCCGCCCGAAGAGAAGGCGGCCCTGTTTTTGCGGGCCGCGGAGCTGCTGCGCCGCCGCAGGTTCGAGGCCGCGGCCTGGATGGTCTACGAGGTCGGGAAGAACTGGGTTGAGGCGGACGCGGACGTGGCGGAAGCGATTGACCACCTGGAGTACGACGCCCGGGAGATCCTCCGCTACGCGGAAGGGAAGCCCACCACCCCGCATCCGCAGGAGGTCTCGTACTACACGTACGAGCCGCTGGGCGTGGTGGCGGTGATCCCGCCGTGGAACTTCCCCCTCGCGATCCCCATGGGCATGGCACTCGGAGCCCTCGCTGCGGGGAACACCGTGGTCCTCAAGCCCAGCAGCGACGCACCCGCCACCGTCTACACCTTCCTGGAGGTCATGGAGGAGGCGGGGTTACCGCCCGGGGTGCTGAACATCGTCACGGGCTCAGGATCCACGGTGGGAGACGCCCTCGTCACGCATCCCCGGGTGCGGATGGTGGCGTTCACCGGCTCGCGCGAGGTGGGCTGCGCGATCTACGAGCAGGCGGCGAAGGTACGGCCGGGGCAAGCGTGGCTCAAGCGGGTGATCGCAGAGATGGGCGGGAAGAACGCGGTGGTGGTGGACGAGGCGGCGGATTTGGAGGAGGCCGTGGCCGCCGCGGTGGTCTCGGGCTACGGGTATCAGGGGCAGAAGTGCTCCGCGGGCTCGCGCCTGGTGGTCACGCATTCGGTCTACGACCGGGTCCTGGAGGCCTTCGTGGAGCGGGTGCGGGCTTTGGAGGTGGGTCCCGCGAAGGACAATTATCCCGTGGGGCCCGTGATCAACGAGCGGGCCTACCAGACCATCCTGGACTACATCGGGATCGGCAAGCGCGAAGGCCGCTTGATGTGCGGCGGAGAACCCGCAGGCGGTGAAGGGTACTACATCCAGCCCACGGTGTTCGCGGACGTGGATCCCCACGCCCGCATCGCCCAGGAGGAGATCTTCGGCCCCGTGGTGGCCGTGATCCGGGCCCGGGACTTCGACCACGCCTTGGAGATCGCGAACAGCACCCAATACGGGCTCACGGGCGCGGTGTTCACCCGCGATCCCGACCGCATCGCCCGGGCCCGGGCGGAGTTCCACTGCGGGAACCTCTACATCAACCGGAAGTGTACGGGCGCCCTCGTGGGCGTGCATCCCTTCGGCGGGTTCAACATGAGCGGCACGGACGCGAAGGTCGGCGGCCCCGACTACCTCCTGCACTTCCTGCAGCCCAAGGTGACCAGCATCAAGTTCCGGTAG
- a CDS encoding glutamine amidotransferase, with the protein MELRIAHLYPDLLNLYGDRGNLLCLRWRAEQRGIAVRITPVRLEETLDPEAYDLIFLGGGEDRQQVLVARDLQGKAEALRAAAARGVVILGVCGGYQLLGHRYRPAEGEPLPGIGVLDVVTEHPGPRERRLVGDVVAECAIPGVGTLVGYENHGGRTRLGPGSEPLARVVVGFGNNGRDRTEGALCGTVFGTYLHGPVLPKNPRFADHLIRLSLRRRYGEVALAPLDDRFEEAAHRTALIRARIRNR; encoded by the coding sequence GTGGAGCTGCGGATCGCGCACCTCTATCCGGATCTGCTGAACCTCTACGGCGACCGGGGCAACCTCCTCTGCCTGCGGTGGCGGGCGGAGCAGCGCGGGATCGCGGTGCGCATCACCCCCGTGCGGCTGGAAGAGACCCTGGACCCGGAGGCGTACGACCTCATCTTTCTGGGAGGCGGGGAGGACCGCCAGCAGGTCCTCGTGGCCCGAGACCTCCAGGGGAAGGCCGAAGCCCTCCGGGCGGCGGCCGCCCGGGGCGTGGTAATCCTGGGGGTGTGCGGAGGTTACCAGCTCCTGGGGCACAGGTATCGGCCCGCGGAGGGGGAGCCGCTCCCGGGGATCGGGGTGCTGGACGTGGTGACGGAGCACCCCGGCCCCCGGGAGCGGCGGCTTGTGGGCGACGTGGTGGCGGAGTGCGCGATCCCGGGGGTCGGCACCTTAGTGGGATACGAGAACCACGGAGGCCGGACGCGGCTGGGTCCCGGGTCTGAGCCCCTCGCCCGGGTGGTGGTGGGGTTCGGGAACAACGGGCGGGACCGCACGGAGGGGGCCCTTTGCGGGACGGTTTTCGGCACGTACCTGCACGGTCCCGTGCTCCCAAAGAACCCCCGGTTTGCGGACCACCTGATCCGGTTGAGCCTGCGCCGCCGCTACGGCGAGGTGGCCCTGGCGCCCCTCGACGACCGCTTCGAGGAGGCGGCTCATCGGACGGCCTTGATCCGGGCGCGGATCAGGAACCGCTAG
- a CDS encoding VOC family protein: protein MPPEASLVALTLRVQNLDRMRAFYGGLLGLQEVGRAGEEVWFAPEGRRFSLTLLHSPASPLHPLGAVGLYHFALLLPDRASLARVVRRLLLANWPLEGASDHGVSEAFYLADPEGNGLELYRDRPPTSWPRRDGEIAMATRPLDVPSLLQEAREAGPLDPGTRLGHVHLRVDDLSRGEAFYAEILGLRVTQRGYPGALFLAAGEYHHHVGLNVWGAPRWPPEGATGLVSYTWGIPPEALTVLEAWLRAREVPYGVREGALVLQDPIRVEVRLTAQPPGAR, encoded by the coding sequence ATGCCGCCGGAAGCCTCCCTCGTGGCCCTCACCCTCCGGGTCCAGAACCTGGACCGGATGCGGGCCTTCTACGGGGGACTCCTGGGCCTGCAGGAGGTGGGACGCGCGGGGGAAGAAGTGTGGTTTGCGCCGGAAGGTCGGCGGTTTTCCCTGACCCTGCTCCACAGTCCCGCCTCCCCGCTCCATCCGCTGGGGGCGGTGGGGCTGTACCACTTTGCCCTCCTGCTCCCGGACCGTGCTTCCCTCGCCCGCGTGGTGCGCCGGCTGCTGCTCGCGAACTGGCCCCTGGAGGGCGCAAGCGACCACGGGGTTTCCGAGGCGTTTTATCTGGCAGACCCTGAGGGAAACGGTCTGGAGCTCTACCGGGACCGCCCGCCCACTTCCTGGCCCCGCCGGGACGGGGAGATCGCCATGGCTACCCGCCCCCTCGATGTCCCAAGTCTCCTGCAGGAAGCCAGGGAAGCCGGGCCCCTCGACCCCGGAACCCGGCTCGGGCACGTCCACCTCCGCGTGGACGACCTCTCCCGGGGGGAGGCGTTCTACGCGGAGATCCTGGGACTTCGGGTCACCCAGCGGGGCTATCCCGGGGCCCTTTTCCTCGCGGCCGGGGAATACCACCACCACGTGGGACTCAACGTCTGGGGAGCCCCGCGTTGGCCGCCGGAGGGCGCCACGGGGCTCGTGTCCTACACGTGGGGGATTCCCCCGGAGGCCCTCACGGTCCTGGAGGCCTGGTTGCGGGCCCGGGAGGTGCCGTACGGAGTGCGGGAGGGAGCCCTGGTGCTCCAAGATCCCATCCGCGTGGAGGTCAGGCTGACGGCGCAGCCGCCGGGAGCTCGATGA
- a CDS encoding 5-oxoprolinase subunit PxpA, whose protein sequence is MGRPMDLNCDLGESLGIWRLGEDEEILPAITSANLACGMHAGDPVEMTRAVRRCRAHGVAVGAHPGYPDLVGFGRRRIPMRPEEVTAYCLYQIGALEAIARAEGVALQHIKPHGALYNVAAQDEAVARAVVEAVQRAYPDRILVVLAGSVLEHVARSAGLRVAREAFCDRAYRRDGTLVPREEPGALLLEPFEAASRAVRIAYGEPIETVEGDQLVVEADTLCIHGDTPGAGQRARAVRAALEEAHITLLPMGEWL, encoded by the coding sequence ATGGGACGTCCCATGGACCTCAACTGCGACCTCGGGGAGTCGTTGGGGATATGGCGACTGGGGGAGGACGAGGAGATCCTCCCCGCGATCACCTCCGCGAACCTCGCCTGCGGGATGCACGCGGGGGACCCCGTGGAGATGACGCGGGCGGTGCGGCGGTGTCGGGCGCACGGGGTGGCCGTGGGGGCCCATCCGGGATATCCGGATCTCGTGGGATTCGGCCGCCGGAGGATCCCCATGCGGCCCGAGGAGGTCACCGCCTACTGCCTATACCAGATCGGGGCCCTGGAGGCCATCGCGCGGGCAGAGGGGGTCGCGCTCCAGCACATCAAGCCCCACGGCGCCCTCTACAACGTGGCCGCCCAGGACGAGGCCGTGGCCCGGGCCGTGGTGGAGGCCGTGCAGCGGGCGTATCCGGACAGGATCCTGGTGGTGCTCGCGGGGTCCGTCCTTGAGCACGTGGCCCGCTCCGCGGGGCTTCGGGTCGCCCGGGAGGCCTTCTGCGATCGGGCCTACCGCCGGGACGGGACCCTCGTGCCCCGGGAAGAACCAGGCGCGTTGCTCCTAGAGCCGTTTGAGGCAGCCAGCCGGGCGGTGCGCATCGCGTACGGGGAGCCCATCGAGACCGTGGAGGGGGATCAGCTCGTGGTGGAGGCGGACACCCTGTGCATCCACGGGGATACGCCCGGAGCCGGCCAACGGGCCCGGGCGGTGCGGGCGGCCCTGGAGGAGGCCCACATCACGTTGCTGCCCATGGGGGAGTGGCTGTGA
- a CDS encoding MBL fold metallo-hydrolase, with translation MILEQIPTGPIGTNCYLLGDEKTRRAVVVDPGSDAPVILELVHHHGLEVETIVATHGHWDHVGAVRPLKQATGARFLAPAGDVELIRNASASALLMGVVVDPPPDPDGFLEEGDVLRVGELELRVLSAPGHTPGHVILVGPGFAFVGDVVFAGSVGRTDFPGGDWDTLMESIRTKVLTLPDDTVLYPGHGPPTTVRRERLSNPFLVGLVRTRD, from the coding sequence ATGATCCTGGAGCAGATCCCCACGGGCCCCATCGGGACCAACTGCTATCTCCTGGGAGACGAGAAGACCAGGCGGGCGGTGGTGGTGGACCCCGGGAGCGACGCCCCCGTGATCTTGGAACTCGTGCACCACCACGGCCTCGAGGTGGAGACCATCGTGGCCACCCACGGCCACTGGGACCACGTGGGCGCGGTGCGGCCCCTCAAACAGGCCACGGGGGCCCGGTTCCTGGCGCCCGCGGGGGACGTAGAGCTCATCCGGAACGCGAGCGCCTCCGCCCTCCTGATGGGCGTGGTGGTGGATCCGCCGCCGGATCCGGACGGGTTCCTGGAGGAGGGAGACGTCCTCCGGGTGGGCGAGCTCGAGCTCCGGGTGCTCTCCGCTCCTGGGCACACGCCGGGTCACGTGATCCTGGTGGGCCCGGGCTTTGCGTTTGTGGGGGACGTGGTCTTCGCAGGGAGCGTGGGGCGCACGGACTTTCCGGGGGGGGACTGGGATACCCTGATGGAGAGCATCCGCACCAAGGTCCTCACCCTTCCCGACGACACCGTGCTCTACCCCGGGCACGGTCCGCCCACCACCGTCCGCCGGGAGCGGCTGAGCAACCCTTTCCTCGTGGGTCTCGTACGGACGCGGGACTGA
- a CDS encoding VOC family protein encodes MIRGLDNIGVAVSEVRRAVSFYQLLGFQPDYVTEDSAFLRAEGVALYLFRTEAPPPPSRSFDLTGNPLGLDHLSFRVDDVDAACAALRDLGVTIERPPRDYEWGARAACLRDPDGNCIWLLQRRSP; translated from the coding sequence GTGATCCGAGGCCTGGACAACATCGGGGTGGCTGTCTCCGAGGTGCGCCGGGCGGTCTCCTTCTACCAGCTGCTGGGGTTCCAGCCCGACTACGTCACGGAGGACTCCGCCTTCCTCCGGGCAGAGGGCGTGGCGCTGTACCTGTTCCGCACGGAGGCTCCTCCTCCGCCCTCCCGCTCCTTTGACCTCACGGGAAATCCCCTGGGGCTGGACCACCTGAGCTTCCGGGTGGACGACGTGGACGCCGCCTGCGCCGCTCTCCGGGATCTCGGGGTCACCATCGAGCGGCCGCCCCGGGACTACGAGTGGGGTGCCCGGGCCGCCTGCCTGCGGGATCCGGACGGGAACTGCATCTGGCTGCTGCAGCGCCGGTCCCCGTAG
- a CDS encoding ATP-binding protein has protein sequence MRAGIGWKILAGYLAVSFLVGLAFGLSALGTEWIAGTARRLNQGAQLMTATLAAQVLAERALFLALQERVLRPPEAGVQLELTRRLLERALDALSFQTEVRPLLVRIRSAQASFASAVRALRESAPSREREAVQEVLNRSAELRRLLRDLAARTPDPLEGAAAGWPARGWLPDFFRQQVEHTRRMADHIRALRDSYRWEQAFWARCSALLALVLDPAPQHLSTLTAALPPAPWPRIPEAEPLLAEQAAAMDRFEEFVQEALTRYRPADPEAYATFVRKGFPRALEDVLTPATSLRAALEVERTRFQSELERVNASVLAFTRSLTHAAVLALLVGLLVAAVLTRSITRPLDALAVAMDRVRHNDLEVRLDAGRRGDEVGRMVEVFNAMVQELRESRERLRAYQEDLERMVAERTQQLERAQARLVQSEKLAALGELVAGVAHELNNPLTSVLGYAQLLEAGELNGEDARRAMGVILQEAERARRIVQNLLTFARQRAHERGPVDVNAALEQTLALRRYELERAGVEFALDLARDLPFIEGDLFQLQQVFLNLINNAAQALAGARGRIEIRTTHREGRVVVEVADTGPGIPPEHLHRIFDPFFTTKDVGQGTGLGLSISYGIVRDHGGEIYAENRPEGGARFVIELPAAAPSA, from the coding sequence ATGCGGGCCGGCATCGGCTGGAAGATCCTCGCGGGGTACCTGGCGGTTTCCTTCCTGGTCGGGCTCGCCTTCGGCCTCTCCGCGCTCGGCACGGAGTGGATCGCGGGCACCGCCCGGCGCCTCAATCAGGGTGCCCAGCTCATGACCGCAACCCTCGCCGCGCAAGTGCTCGCGGAGCGTGCGCTGTTCCTCGCGCTCCAGGAGCGCGTCCTCCGGCCGCCGGAAGCCGGGGTCCAGCTGGAGCTCACCCGCCGCCTTCTCGAGCGCGCCCTGGATGCTCTCTCGTTCCAGACGGAGGTCCGGCCGCTCCTTGTCCGCATCCGGTCCGCCCAGGCCTCCTTCGCCTCCGCGGTCCGCGCCTTGCGGGAAAGCGCACCGTCCCGGGAGCGGGAAGCGGTTCAGGAGGTCCTGAACCGGTCCGCGGAGCTCCGAAGACTCCTGCGGGATCTGGCGGCCCGCACCCCGGACCCGCTGGAGGGAGCCGCGGCGGGGTGGCCCGCCCGCGGGTGGCTACCGGATTTCTTCCGACAGCAGGTGGAGCACACCCGTCGCATGGCGGACCATATCCGGGCCCTGCGGGACTCCTACCGGTGGGAGCAGGCCTTCTGGGCCCGGTGCAGCGCCCTCCTCGCCCTGGTTCTGGACCCCGCACCCCAGCACCTCTCCACCCTCACGGCGGCCCTGCCGCCTGCCCCGTGGCCGCGCATCCCGGAGGCGGAGCCCCTCCTGGCGGAGCAGGCGGCCGCCATGGACCGGTTTGAGGAATTCGTACAGGAGGCCCTCACGCGCTACCGGCCCGCGGATCCGGAGGCCTATGCGACCTTCGTCCGGAAGGGGTTCCCCCGGGCCCTCGAGGACGTCCTGACCCCCGCCACCTCCCTGCGGGCCGCGCTGGAGGTGGAGCGCACCCGGTTCCAGTCCGAGCTGGAGCGGGTGAACGCCTCGGTCCTCGCGTTCACCCGGAGCCTCACCCATGCCGCCGTCCTCGCCCTGCTCGTGGGCCTTCTGGTGGCCGCGGTCCTCACCCGGAGCATCACCCGTCCCCTCGATGCGCTCGCCGTGGCCATGGACCGCGTGCGTCACAACGACCTGGAAGTCCGCCTGGACGCAGGACGCCGCGGTGACGAGGTGGGACGCATGGTGGAGGTGTTTAACGCCATGGTCCAGGAGCTCCGGGAGTCCCGGGAGCGGTTGCGGGCGTACCAGGAGGATCTGGAGCGCATGGTGGCCGAGCGCACGCAGCAGCTGGAGCGGGCGCAGGCCCGGCTGGTGCAGTCCGAGAAACTGGCGGCTCTCGGGGAGCTCGTGGCGGGGGTGGCTCACGAGCTCAACAACCCGCTCACCTCCGTGCTGGGCTACGCGCAACTGCTGGAGGCCGGGGAGCTGAACGGGGAGGACGCCCGCCGGGCCATGGGGGTCATCCTGCAGGAGGCGGAGCGGGCCCGCCGCATCGTGCAGAACCTCCTGACCTTCGCCCGGCAGCGGGCCCACGAGCGCGGCCCCGTGGACGTCAATGCGGCCCTGGAGCAGACCTTGGCCTTGCGGCGGTACGAGCTGGAGCGGGCCGGGGTGGAGTTCGCGCTGGATCTGGCCCGCGACCTCCCTTTCATCGAGGGCGACCTGTTCCAGCTGCAGCAGGTCTTCTTAAACCTCATCAACAACGCGGCCCAGGCTTTGGCCGGGGCCCGCGGCCGCATCGAGATCCGCACCACCCACCGGGAAGGCCGGGTGGTCGTGGAGGTGGCGGACACGGGTCCCGGAATCCCCCCCGAGCACCTGCATCGCATCTTCGATCCCTTTTTCACCACCAAGGACGTCGGGCAGGGGACAGGGCTGGGGCTCTCGATCTCCTACGGGATCGTGCGGGACCACGGGGGCGAGATCTACGCGGAGAACCGCCCGGAGGGCGGCGCCCGGTTCGTCATCGAGCTCCCGGCGGCTGCGCCGTCAGCCTGA
- a CDS encoding GGDEF domain-containing protein, which translates to MEALEHIKRRAYLVVYLVSLPFLVRPTIYWPLVVAFLRMEAFAVALIAWLQILSLVKGQLVAERVRANTDPLTGLLNRRGIFIAFDVEAERHRRYGHPLSVVLFDVDHFKRINDRYGHGAGDRVLVSVARTVQGAIRPSDSLARWGGEEFLLLLPETPLRGALELAERLRREIASLVTEFGPVSASFGVAAFRPTDNLGTLVRRADAALYRAKEAGRNKVVAHPVESGP; encoded by the coding sequence ATGGAGGCGCTGGAGCACATCAAGCGCAGGGCGTACCTGGTGGTCTACCTCGTCTCCCTCCCCTTCCTGGTGCGGCCGACCATCTACTGGCCCCTCGTGGTGGCCTTCCTCCGAATGGAGGCGTTTGCCGTCGCCCTCATCGCATGGCTTCAGATCCTCTCCCTCGTGAAAGGGCAGCTGGTGGCCGAGAGGGTCCGGGCGAACACGGATCCTCTCACGGGTCTATTGAACCGGCGGGGGATCTTTATCGCCTTCGATGTGGAGGCGGAGCGGCACCGGCGCTACGGGCACCCCCTGAGCGTGGTGCTCTTCGACGTGGACCACTTCAAGCGGATCAACGACCGCTACGGGCACGGTGCGGGAGACCGGGTGCTGGTGAGCGTGGCCCGGACCGTGCAGGGCGCGATCCGCCCCTCGGATTCCCTGGCCCGGTGGGGCGGGGAGGAGTTCCTGCTCCTGCTCCCGGAGACCCCGCTGCGGGGTGCTCTCGAGCTGGCGGAGCGGCTCCGGCGGGAGATCGCCTCTCTGGTGACGGAGTTCGGCCCGGTGAGCGCCAGCTTCGGGGTCGCGGCGTTCCGTCCCACCGACAACCTGGGGACCCTCGTGCGCCGGGCGGATGCGGCCCTGTACCGGGCCAAGGAAGCTGGGCGCAATAAGGTGGTGGCACACCCTGTGGAATCCGGGCCGTGA
- a CDS encoding EamA family transporter, whose amino-acid sequence MPPARTPSIPSLRLEPLPKSITPPGHEEFPGRGANPPSVCPSNRTGDLLVLAAAALWGTMGIAVRRADAAGIGVFEASAWRAGIAFVGMLGITLLTGPHRLRVPGRDLVFFAAYGFVSIALFFLAYFTAIRMSSVATAAILLYTAPAWVAVIARLVLGESLGVRKGIALGLAFCGCLLVVRAYDPAALRLNLPGVLAGLASGLTYGLYSIFGKLGLRRHDPQVVLTYALGFGAAFLVLLGIAAGVPLGRFSPSHVMRAAGPVLYLGVVITLLPQWLYVTGLRYVPAGRASLMATVEPVVAALSGYVVLGEGMHLPQIVGGALVLAAVLLVQGEQAPGPSGS is encoded by the coding sequence ATGCCCCCCGCTCGTACGCCCTCCATCCCATCCCTCCGCCTGGAGCCACTCCCTAAGAGTATAACGCCCCCTGGACACGAGGAGTTTCCGGGCCGGGGCGCGAACCCGCCCTCCGTGTGCCCCTCAAACCGGACCGGGGACCTTCTCGTGCTCGCGGCCGCGGCGCTGTGGGGCACGATGGGGATCGCCGTGCGCCGGGCGGACGCCGCGGGGATTGGCGTTTTCGAGGCCTCCGCGTGGCGGGCGGGCATCGCGTTTGTGGGGATGCTGGGGATCACGCTCCTCACCGGTCCCCACCGCCTCCGGGTGCCCGGGCGGGATCTCGTCTTCTTTGCGGCTTACGGGTTCGTGAGCATCGCCCTCTTCTTCCTCGCGTACTTCACCGCGATCCGCATGAGCTCCGTGGCGACCGCGGCCATCCTCCTCTACACCGCGCCCGCGTGGGTGGCGGTCATCGCGAGGCTGGTGCTCGGGGAAAGCCTCGGCGTGCGGAAGGGGATCGCGTTGGGGTTGGCCTTCTGCGGATGTCTGCTGGTGGTGCGGGCGTACGATCCCGCCGCCCTCCGGCTGAACCTCCCCGGGGTCCTGGCGGGGCTCGCCTCCGGGCTCACCTACGGCCTGTACAGCATCTTCGGGAAACTGGGCCTGCGGCGGCACGACCCTCAGGTGGTGCTTACCTATGCCTTGGGCTTCGGCGCCGCCTTCCTGGTGCTCCTGGGGATCGCCGCGGGGGTTCCCCTGGGACGTTTCTCCCCCTCCCACGTGATGCGGGCGGCCGGCCCTGTCCTCTACCTGGGGGTGGTCATCACCCTCCTCCCGCAGTGGCTGTACGTCACGGGGCTCCGGTACGTGCCCGCGGGCCGTGCCAGCCTCATGGCGACCGTGGAGCCCGTGGTGGCCGCCCTGAGCGGGTACGTGGTGCTGGGGGAGGGCATGCACCTTCCCCAGATCGTGGGCGGAGCCCTGGTCCTCGCCGCGGTCCTGCTGGTCCAAGGGGAGCAGGCCCCGGGCCCTAGCGGTTCCTGA